In Trichlorobacter lovleyi, the DNA window AAATGCCGCCAAAGCCGCCATGCTCTTACTTGATGGCGATTCCATCACTTCACGGCAACTGGTGAGCGAAGCCCTTGCAGCCAATCCCAGATCAGCAGTTCTACACCTTACACTGGGAGGTATTGAACGTGAACTGGGCAACACTGCCGCCGCCGAATTCCAACTGAAGCTTGCTATACAGTACGATCATCGCTGCTATGACGCCTACCTGCACCTAGGCAGCCTCCTGATCACCTGTGAACGGCATGAAGAGGCTGTTGGTCGCCTCTACCAGGCAAGCCTGCTTCGCCCAAATGAGCCGGCACCCTATCGGCTTGCGCTGACACCACTCCTCCGCCTGGGGCGAACTGAAGAGGCTGATTACTGTCGCTCGTGGCTGATGCAGAACAGCAAAGAAGAGGCCACAGCATGAGTTTACACCACAACCGCGGGAGGGCGGCGGCATGGTACCGACTGGGCACGATCAAGCTTAATCGCAACCGGCTGGATGAGGCGGCAGACTGTTTTCGCCAGGCACTCGCACAGGCGCCTGGCTTTGCAGCTGGCTGGCACAACCTGGCTCACACCTACCAGAAGATGCAGCAGCACGACGAGGCCCTGATCTGCTATCGCCGTGCCTTGTATTGCTGCCCGGATGACCCCTGCAGCCTCAACAATATGGGGGTACTCCTGCGTGACATGGGACGACTTGACGAATCACTGGATCTGTTTGAAAGGCTCATCACCTGCCATCCTACTGACGGAGATGGCCACTGGAACCGCGCCCTAAGCTTACTAATGGCAGGAGATTACGCTACAGGATGGCTGGAGTATGAGTGGCGTTTCCAGCGTACCCGCCCAGTTCCGATATTCGACCCGGGCACCCCCCGTTGGCAGGGGGAACCGTTGGAAGGCAAGACGATCCTGCTCTGCTGTGAGCAGGGATATGGAGACAGCATCCAGTTTATCCGGTTCGCCCCCCTGCTTGCCGACTGGGGAGCAACTGTGCTGGTGCGTTGCCCTGACCGATCCCTTGCCGATCTCTTATCAGGAGCCCCCGGCATTCATCAGGCCCTCATACCCGGCGACCAGATCCCCGATCATGACTTCTGGAGCCCCCTGCTCAGCCTGCCGCTCCATCTTGCGGCCATCCGCGAAAACCTGCCGCAACCACCCTATCTCTTTGCTGATTCACGCTCTGACCTGCCCGATCTCTCACAAGATCGCCTCACCATAGGACTGGTCTGGTCAGGACGCAGCACCGACCCCTATCGGGCCTGCCCTGCCAGAATGCTCGCATCGTTACGCCGTTTTGTCGGGCAGGTTTCATTTTTTTCACTGCAGTTGAATGCACAGGAGTCGGACCTGTCGCTACTGCAGGATCTCCTCAAGATAACCGACCTGTCGCATCTGCTTGTCGATTTTCAGGCAACAGCGTCCATCATGGCCCAGCTCGACCTGATCATCTGCATAGACAGTGCCCCGGCACACCTCGCTGGCGCCCTGGGGCGCGAAGTCTGGCTGCTGGCGCACCATAGCCCGGATTGGCGTTGGGGCCTGAACCGCAGCGACTCCGACTGGTATCCAACCATGCGTATCTTTCGCCAGGCTAGCCCGGGGCTCTGGGAGCGCACGGTTGAGGATATGGTAGAAGCCCTTGAACATCGGCTGGCAGGAAGCTCTCCCAATATCCCGACATCAACGGCAAAAGACCTGATCGCCATCGGTGATCGGCTTCGCGAGCAGGAACAATGGTCTTCAGCCTGTCATTGTTACCGTCGGGCAGCAGAACGAGAGCCAGACAACTTCCTTGCCCGACTTTGTACGGGAGGCTGCCTGATCTTCCTTAACCGCCCGCATGAGGCTGCAGACTGGTTCCGGCAGGCCATTGCACTACAACCTGATTATCCAGATGCCCATATCAATCTGGGGTTGGCACTGCTCTCCTGCGGATGCCACGTCGAAGGTTGGCGTGAATTTGACTGGCGCTGCCAGCGCATGCTCCAGCATCTGCCGCCGATCCCCTGCCTGCCTGAGCTGGATACCGACAGCACCCTTACCGGCAAAACAGTCCTGATCCACACCGAACAGGGCTACGGCGACACCCTTCAGTTTCTGCGCTATCTGCCGACCCTTGCTGCCACTGGTGCCAGCATCGTCATCAGCGTGCCGCCCCACCTGGTTCGGCTGGTCAGCTCAATGGGGGGCGCCATCCAGGTCATCGCCCATGGTGAACTGCTGCCCCAGGCAGACTTTCAGCTCCCGCTTCTTTCCCTGCCGCAGCGGCTGTCCCGCAGAAGCTTGGAAATTTCCGCTGCCTCCTATCTCAAAGCAGACCCAATGTTACGCACCGATTGGCAACAACGTCTCGCTGAAGCCGAGCACTTCAAGGTCGGACTGGTCTGGCGCGGCAGCGATCTGGGAAAGAGTGGCTATCGGCGGGCACTGACAACCGATCTTCTGGCACCGTTCACCTGGATCGACGGGGTCAAGCTGTACAGTCTCCAACTGGGCGCAACAGCGGAGGAATTGAAGCAACTACCTGGCATCGTCGACCTGACCCCACACATCACTGACTTCTCAGACACCGCCGCAATCATGACCACGCTCGACCTAGTGATCAGCGTTGATACAGCAACCGCACATCTAGCTGGCGCCCTGGGGGTACGCTGCTGGGTGCCGCTACTATTCTCCCCGGATTGGCGCTGGTATCCGCTTCAGGAACAGGGCAGCTGCTGGTATCTTACCATAACCGCCTTTCGCCAAACGATACCGGGAAGGTGGGAACCCGTTATTACGGCCATTGCATCTACTCTACAGGGCGAGGCGTTACTGTACAAAGGGCATCAGCTGGGTAGATTAGGGAAGCGAAAAGAGGCCATTGCCGTTTTCCGCAAAGCGACTGAACTACCAGACAAAAATGGACCAGCTCTACTAAACCTGGGTATCTACCTGCGTGCCGATAGCGAGCTGCTACTGGCAAAAGAGGCACTACTCAAAGCGACCGAAGCCGATCCAAGCTACCCCGAGGCGTGGCAGAATCTTGGCTTGGTGCATCAAGACCTGCTGGAACTGCCCGAGGCGTACCTCTGCCTGAAGCGGGCCCTTGCCCTGCGACCGGATTATGCCACCGCCCGCTGGAATTTTGCCCTGCTACAACTACTACTGGGTGATTATACCGAAGGCTTCCGCAACTTTGAATCACGCTTCACCAAGCTCGGCGCTGTCGCACGACTGCATGCAGACATTCCAGCCTGGGACGGTGCCAACCCTGCCGAAAAGACTATTCTGATTCATGCCGAGCAAGGGTATGGCGACACCATCCAGTTTGTCCGTTACATCCCAGAACTGATTGACGCCGGAGCACACGTTGTGCTGGAGGTCCAAGACACTAAACTACGTGAACTCTGCCGTTCTACCAGCACGTTTACGCAGGTGATTGTCCGTGGCGACACACTGCCACAGGTTAACTTGCAGGCGCCTCTCCTATCGCTACCCCATCTTCTCGGCAGCAGCATTGCCACCATTCAGCGCAAGATTCCCTATCTTTCTGCCGATAAAGATAAAACAGCCCTATGGAAAAGCCGGCTTCCTGATGACAAGCGGCGAAAAATTGGCATCTGCTGGAAGGGGCGGCCGATTCCGGATCCGAAACGTTCAATACCGTTCAGCGAGTTGTGCTCGCTCTGGGCCCTCCCTGATGTGACCTGGGTTTCACTGCAGATGGAGCCGGATGACGCAGCAGAGCTACCGGATTGCATGCTTGACCTGACCGATAAAATCAGAGACTTTTCAGATACCGCAGCCCTGATGAGTTGCCTGGATTTGGTCATCAGCATTGACTCAGCCGTCGCCCACCTTGCTGGAGCTCTGGGCATGAAGGCTATTATCCTGC includes these proteins:
- a CDS encoding tetratricopeptide repeat protein — its product is MSLHHNRGRAAAWYRLGTIKLNRNRLDEAADCFRQALAQAPGFAAGWHNLAHTYQKMQQHDEALICYRRALYCCPDDPCSLNNMGVLLRDMGRLDESLDLFERLITCHPTDGDGHWNRALSLLMAGDYATGWLEYEWRFQRTRPVPIFDPGTPRWQGEPLEGKTILLCCEQGYGDSIQFIRFAPLLADWGATVLVRCPDRSLADLLSGAPGIHQALIPGDQIPDHDFWSPLLSLPLHLAAIRENLPQPPYLFADSRSDLPDLSQDRLTIGLVWSGRSTDPYRACPARMLASLRRFVGQVSFFSLQLNAQESDLSLLQDLLKITDLSHLLVDFQATASIMAQLDLIICIDSAPAHLAGALGREVWLLAHHSPDWRWGLNRSDSDWYPTMRIFRQASPGLWERTVEDMVEALEHRLAGSSPNIPTSTAKDLIAIGDRLREQEQWSSACHCYRRAAEREPDNFLARLCTGGCLIFLNRPHEAADWFRQAIALQPDYPDAHINLGLALLSCGCHVEGWREFDWRCQRMLQHLPPIPCLPELDTDSTLTGKTVLIHTEQGYGDTLQFLRYLPTLAATGASIVISVPPHLVRLVSSMGGAIQVIAHGELLPQADFQLPLLSLPQRLSRRSLEISAASYLKADPMLRTDWQQRLAEAEHFKVGLVWRGSDLGKSGYRRALTTDLLAPFTWIDGVKLYSLQLGATAEELKQLPGIVDLTPHITDFSDTAAIMTTLDLVISVDTATAHLAGALGVRCWVPLLFSPDWRWYPLQEQGSCWYLTITAFRQTIPGRWEPVITAIASTLQGEALLYKGHQLGRLGKRKEAIAVFRKATELPDKNGPALLNLGIYLRADSELLLAKEALLKATEADPSYPEAWQNLGLVHQDLLELPEAYLCLKRALALRPDYATARWNFALLQLLLGDYTEGFRNFESRFTKLGAVARLHADIPAWDGANPAEKTILIHAEQGYGDTIQFVRYIPELIDAGAHVVLEVQDTKLRELCRSTSTFTQVIVRGDTLPQVNLQAPLLSLPHLLGSSIATIQRKIPYLSADKDKTALWKSRLPDDKRRKIGICWKGRPIPDPKRSIPFSELCSLWALPDVTWVSLQMEPDDAAELPDCMLDLTDKIRDFSDTAALMSCLDLVISIDSAVAHLAGALGMKAIILLPFSSDWRWTCDQEGTPWYPTLRLARQTSPQAWNTPIHTARNIIESGTLQ